A region from the Gemmatimonadaceae bacterium genome encodes:
- a CDS encoding sigma-70 family RNA polymerase sigma factor, with the protein MAQRTADGFEARILPHLDDAYTLARHLLGDDHDAQDAVQDAALRAFRHFAGFRGDNARAWFLSIVRNCCHTLRAGRAVDRATVPFGEQHLAIVRDTDRTDAAAIAQSDRALVTQALAEMPVEFREVLVLREVQGLSYAEIGDVVGVPAGTVMSRLSRGRRRLAEKLGLTGKEAS; encoded by the coding sequence ATGGCCCAACGGACCGCCGACGGTTTCGAAGCGCGCATCCTGCCGCATCTGGACGACGCGTACACGCTCGCCCGCCACTTGTTAGGCGACGACCACGACGCGCAGGACGCCGTCCAGGATGCGGCCTTGCGAGCGTTCCGGCACTTTGCCGGCTTTCGCGGCGACAACGCGCGCGCCTGGTTTCTGTCGATCGTGCGCAACTGCTGTCACACGCTGCGCGCGGGGCGGGCGGTGGACCGGGCCACCGTTCCGTTCGGCGAACAGCACCTCGCGATCGTGCGCGACACGGATCGCACGGACGCGGCAGCGATCGCCCAGTCCGATCGTGCGTTAGTCACGCAGGCGCTCGCCGAGATGCCGGTGGAGTTTCGCGAGGTGCTGGTGCTGCGGGAAGTGCAGGGTCTGTCGTACGCCGAGATCGGCGACGTCGTCGGCGTGCCGGCGGGGACGGTGATGTCGCGGCTGTCGCGCGGCCGGCGCCGGCTGGCGGAGAAGTTAGGCCTGACGGGCAAGGAGGCAAGCTGA
- a CDS encoding anti-sigma factor has product MQCAECRALLDAYLDAALPEGERAAVREHLAGCAECSRELAALERASSLAQEHLVHYRAPDVLKARIASAIAGERAEPAAGLSSPAARSRRWWPLVAAGVLIALSSSGLTYAVLRGAGGTAQMVADEVLASHIRSLMPGHLTDVQSTSEHNVKPWFNGRLDLSPAVPTLDSAGFPLVGGRLDYVDGRVVAAVVYGRRQHLINVYSWPEQGPNEDEATASARGYHMLHWRSNNVDYWVVSDLESGELAKFVALYRRTEG; this is encoded by the coding sequence ATGCAATGCGCTGAGTGCCGGGCCCTCCTCGATGCGTATCTGGACGCCGCGCTGCCCGAGGGCGAGCGGGCGGCGGTGCGCGAGCACCTGGCCGGCTGCGCCGAGTGCTCGCGCGAGCTTGCGGCGCTCGAGCGCGCGTCCTCTCTCGCGCAGGAGCATCTGGTGCACTATCGAGCGCCCGACGTGTTGAAGGCGCGCATCGCGAGCGCGATCGCCGGCGAGCGCGCCGAGCCGGCGGCGGGGCTGTCCTCACCGGCCGCCCGGTCGCGCCGCTGGTGGCCGCTGGTGGCGGCGGGCGTGCTGATCGCGCTGTCGAGCAGCGGCCTAACGTACGCGGTGCTGCGCGGCGCCGGCGGCACGGCGCAGATGGTGGCCGATGAGGTGCTGGCGAGCCACATCCGGTCGCTCATGCCCGGCCATCTGACCGATGTGCAATCGACCAGCGAACACAATGTGAAACCGTGGTTCAACGGCCGGCTCGACCTGTCGCCGGCCGTGCCGACCCTCGATTCGGCCGGCTTTCCGTTAGTCGGCGGCCGGCTCGACTACGTCGATGGCCGCGTCGTCGCCGCGGTGGTGTACGGGCGGCGACAGCACCTGATCAACGTGTACTCGTGGCCGGAGCAGGGGCCTAACGAGGACGAGGCGACCGCGAGTGCGCGCGGCTATCACATGCTGCACTGGCGGTCGAACAACGTCGACTACTGGGTCGTGTCGGATCTCGAGTCGGGCGAGCTGGCGAAGTTCGTGGCGCTGTACAGGCGGACAGAAGGCTGA
- a CDS encoding MFS transporter: MTAHDTAAARRARAAGGRRAPASGAHGGWIVATTILGSSIAFIDTTVVNVALPVMQRQLHATGDEAQWMVESFALVLAGCLLIGGALGDKLGRRKIYVVGTAIFGAASLACGFATGVAWLVIARAIQGVGAALLIPGSLAILGACFEGHARARAIGNWSAFTAIAPAAGPVLGGWLVQHVSWRWVFFINPPLAVLVIILSAMHVPETRDASRGALDWPGSATATIGLAGIVTGALEMPRLGAHHPLVWGSLLGGAIVLAAFLAIEWRSRAPMVPLSLFTDRVFAGTNALTLLLYGALSGALYFVPFDLIQVQGYSPTAAGAALVPTTVLVFLLSQQAGALLERCGAALLLGIGPAVVAAGFALFARPSIGGSYWGTFFPAAAVLGIGLGLTVAPLTTSVMNAVPAGNVGVASGVNNAVARSAGVLGLALMAVIAGRVFGPALDQRVATLHLPPSAVHDLARQHIDLAAATVPHGLDPHQSRLVQHAIGTSFVDSFKIVMLAGAALALASGIVGWLSVSHANAARRRKR; encoded by the coding sequence ATGACGGCGCACGACACCGCGGCCGCGCGGCGCGCCCGCGCGGCCGGCGGACGGAGGGCGCCCGCATCCGGCGCGCACGGCGGCTGGATCGTCGCCACGACCATCCTCGGCTCCAGCATCGCGTTCATCGACACGACCGTGGTCAACGTCGCGCTCCCGGTGATGCAACGCCAGCTGCACGCGACCGGCGACGAAGCGCAGTGGATGGTCGAGTCGTTCGCGCTGGTGCTCGCGGGCTGCCTCCTCATCGGCGGTGCGTTAGGCGACAAACTCGGCCGCCGGAAAATTTATGTCGTAGGGACGGCGATCTTCGGCGCCGCGTCGCTGGCGTGTGGATTCGCCACCGGCGTCGCCTGGCTCGTCATCGCCCGCGCGATTCAAGGGGTCGGCGCGGCGCTCCTCATTCCCGGGAGCCTCGCCATCCTCGGCGCGTGCTTCGAGGGACACGCCCGCGCGCGAGCGATCGGGAACTGGTCCGCCTTCACCGCCATCGCACCCGCCGCCGGCCCCGTGTTAGGCGGCTGGCTCGTGCAGCACGTCTCGTGGCGCTGGGTGTTCTTCATCAATCCGCCGCTGGCCGTGCTCGTGATCATCCTGTCCGCCATGCACGTCCCCGAAACGCGCGACGCCTCGCGCGGCGCGCTCGACTGGCCGGGTTCCGCGACTGCCACCATCGGCCTCGCCGGCATCGTCACCGGCGCCCTCGAGATGCCGCGGCTCGGCGCGCACCACCCGCTGGTGTGGGGGTCGCTGTTAGGCGGGGCCATCGTGCTCGCCGCATTCCTGGCGATCGAATGGCGCAGCCGCGCGCCCATGGTTCCCCTCTCGCTTTTCACCGACCGCGTGTTCGCGGGAACGAATGCGCTGACGCTCCTGCTGTACGGCGCCTTGAGCGGCGCACTGTACTTCGTTCCGTTCGACCTGATTCAGGTGCAGGGCTATTCGCCGACAGCCGCCGGCGCGGCGCTGGTGCCGACGACCGTGCTGGTGTTCCTCCTGTCGCAGCAGGCCGGCGCACTCCTCGAGCGCTGCGGCGCCGCGCTGCTCCTGGGAATCGGTCCCGCCGTGGTCGCGGCCGGCTTCGCGCTGTTCGCGCGGCCATCCATCGGCGGATCCTACTGGGGCACGTTCTTTCCGGCGGCCGCCGTGTTAGGCATCGGACTCGGCCTAACTGTCGCGCCGTTGACCACGAGCGTCATGAATGCCGTACCCGCCGGGAACGTCGGCGTCGCCTCGGGCGTCAACAACGCCGTCGCACGCTCCGCCGGTGTCCTGGGACTCGCCCTCATGGCGGTGATCGCCGGCCGCGTATTCGGACCCGCCCTGGACCAGCGCGTTGCGACCCTGCACCTCCCTCCCTCCGCCGTACACGACCTCGCGCGCCAACACATCGACCTCGCCGCCGCGACGGTCCCGCACGGCCTCGATCCCCACCAATCACGACTCGTCCAACACGCCATCGGCACCTCGTTCGTCGACAGCTTCAAGATCGTCATGCTCGCCGGCGCAGCGCTCGCCCTCGCAAGCGGCATCGTCGGTTGGCTTTCTGTCTCCCACGCCAACGCAGCCCGTCGGCGCAAACGATGA
- a CDS encoding multicopper oxidase domain-containing protein, whose translation MRQSAGVILVFLGLGAAATKLSRPDPPPIEFNDGRTPAGSLTDGTESVSLVAESGEWRPYGPAGRGIQILAFGETGKALEDPGPMLRVPLGTHVVARIENRTGAELVVRGLSARRRTPLDSLVIAPNAIGTARFVADAPGTYYYWGATHGESFGTRWRDDEHLNGAFIVDPPGAAAGRDRVFVIERESQTSDSNPRDVDGIYTINGRPWPFTERLTYNMGDSIRWRVINASDEPHPFHLHGFFFRINAHGDLARDTVYWSDQQREEVTENLHAGRTMDVAWLADRPGGWIFHCHINFHVVDNPSLPPAVEPPNQRLQHELNGYPPGRTDGGSREGMDMGGLVLGIRIRAPAGWHPYQGERRTVRLVVESGAPLGDTTGKFEYVVDAGHGDIDSSAVLGPAIILRRGEPTRIWIVNHSAQATQIHWHGLEVESGADGVVGMSGMPGAMEPPVEPGDSFPVLVTPRRPGSYMYHTHLNAMYQQMRGLYGPLIVLDSGAAWNPDRDRVFIIGNRPDGTVMLNAGETSTPIQLRAHVAYRFRLMNITVGNPLIRYELVRTSGPSTGSDLQWIPIAKDAYPVNAARRVRVDARQPVSIGETYDFLVAEADTGRAALEVRAANGRLLSRQDVVFAR comes from the coding sequence ATGCGACAGTCTGCCGGCGTGATCCTGGTCTTCCTGGGCCTGGGCGCCGCGGCCACGAAACTTTCCCGTCCCGATCCGCCGCCCATCGAATTCAACGACGGCCGGACGCCTGCCGGCAGCCTAACCGACGGCACCGAGTCCGTTTCCCTGGTCGCCGAGTCCGGCGAGTGGCGCCCGTACGGGCCAGCGGGCCGCGGCATTCAGATCCTTGCGTTCGGCGAAACCGGAAAGGCGCTCGAGGATCCGGGGCCCATGCTCCGGGTGCCGCTCGGCACGCACGTCGTGGCGCGGATCGAGAATCGCACCGGGGCCGAGCTCGTGGTGCGCGGGCTGTCCGCCCGCCGCCGGACGCCGCTCGACTCGCTGGTCATCGCGCCTAACGCAATCGGCACCGCCCGTTTCGTGGCCGACGCCCCAGGCACGTACTACTACTGGGGCGCCACCCATGGCGAGTCGTTCGGGACCCGGTGGCGGGATGATGAGCATCTCAACGGCGCATTCATCGTCGACCCGCCCGGCGCCGCTGCCGGCCGCGATCGCGTGTTCGTCATTGAGCGGGAATCGCAAACCAGCGACTCGAACCCCAGGGATGTCGATGGGATCTACACGATCAACGGCCGGCCGTGGCCGTTCACCGAACGCCTAACGTACAACATGGGCGACTCCATCCGCTGGCGCGTGATCAACGCCAGCGACGAGCCGCATCCGTTCCACTTGCACGGCTTCTTCTTTCGCATCAACGCTCACGGCGACCTCGCTCGCGACACCGTGTACTGGTCCGACCAACAACGCGAAGAGGTCACCGAAAATCTTCACGCCGGCAGGACCATGGACGTGGCGTGGCTGGCCGATCGACCGGGCGGATGGATCTTTCACTGCCACATCAATTTTCACGTCGTGGACAACCCCTCGCTGCCGCCTGCCGTGGAGCCGCCGAACCAGCGCCTGCAACACGAGTTGAACGGCTATCCGCCGGGTCGAACCGACGGCGGCTCGCGCGAAGGCATGGACATGGGCGGCCTCGTGCTCGGGATCAGGATCCGCGCGCCCGCCGGCTGGCATCCGTACCAGGGGGAGCGGCGCACGGTACGGTTGGTCGTCGAGTCCGGTGCTCCGTTAGGCGACACGACGGGCAAATTCGAGTACGTCGTCGATGCGGGTCACGGCGACATCGATTCGAGCGCGGTGCTCGGTCCTGCCATCATTCTGCGTCGCGGCGAGCCGACGCGGATCTGGATCGTCAATCACAGCGCGCAGGCGACGCAAATCCATTGGCACGGGCTGGAAGTCGAGTCCGGCGCCGATGGCGTGGTGGGCATGAGCGGCATGCCGGGGGCGATGGAGCCGCCGGTCGAGCCCGGCGATTCCTTTCCTGTGCTCGTGACGCCACGGCGCCCCGGCAGCTACATGTACCACACGCATCTCAACGCGATGTACCAGCAAATGCGTGGCTTGTATGGCCCGCTCATCGTGCTCGATTCCGGCGCAGCTTGGAATCCCGATCGCGACCGCGTGTTCATCATCGGGAATCGTCCGGACGGAACGGTCATGCTCAATGCGGGCGAGACGTCGACACCAATCCAACTGCGGGCGCATGTGGCGTACCGCTTCCGGTTGATGAACATCACGGTTGGAAATCCCCTCATACGGTACGAGCTCGTGAGAACGAGCGGACCGAGCACCGGCAGTGATCTGCAATGGATTCCGATCGCGAAGGACGCGTATCCGGTCAATGCCGCTCGTCGCGTTCGCGTGGACGCGCGACAGCCGGTGTCGATCGGCGAGACCTACGATTTTCTCGTCGCCGAGGCGGATACGGGTCGAGCGGCACTCGAGGTCCGAGCGGCGAACGGACGCCTGCTCTCGCGGCAGGACGTCGTGTTCGCTCGATGA
- the cwsA gene encoding cell wall synthesis protein CwsA codes for MQNRTDSQLPNESQTPRSRRTWIIAGTAVAILATLAAGRAISGHDAQPQGPPPAPPVTVAAAIGRSVTDWDEFTGHLESVDMVDVRPRVSGYVERVAFTEGAMVNKGDVLFVIDPRPYEAEVEKAKADLAQAETRRTLAQSEVARAKHLLAAQAISRQDYDTRTSASAEGDAAVQAAQAALTTAQLNLEWTTVRAPITGRVGRAQVTPGNLVQAGAANATPLTTVVSLDPIYVYFDGDEQTYLKDLGLSPSSGAHAAQQKTQRVVYMGLADETGYPHEGHIDFVDNALDPVAGTIRARAVFANHDHRLTPGLFARIKLIGSRSYDATLIRDDAVGTDQDRKFVFVLKPDNTVDYRAITLGPMDDGLRVVKQGLKPGERVVVNGLQRVRPGAKVTPTVVPMTPPSDSQPSVASAH; via the coding sequence ATGCAGAATCGAACCGACTCTCAATTGCCAAACGAATCGCAGACCCCGCGCTCGCGCCGCACGTGGATCATCGCCGGTACGGCAGTCGCGATTCTCGCGACGCTCGCCGCGGGACGTGCGATCAGCGGCCACGACGCTCAACCGCAGGGACCGCCGCCTGCGCCACCGGTCACCGTTGCCGCAGCCATTGGGCGATCGGTCACCGATTGGGATGAGTTCACAGGCCATCTCGAATCGGTCGACATGGTGGACGTGCGCCCGCGCGTCTCCGGGTACGTCGAGCGCGTCGCGTTCACGGAGGGCGCCATGGTGAACAAGGGCGACGTGCTGTTCGTCATCGATCCTCGGCCCTACGAAGCCGAGGTGGAAAAGGCGAAAGCGGATCTCGCGCAAGCCGAGACGCGGCGCACGCTCGCGCAATCGGAGGTGGCGCGCGCCAAGCACTTGCTCGCGGCGCAAGCGATCTCGCGTCAGGACTACGACACGCGCACGAGCGCGAGCGCCGAGGGCGACGCCGCGGTGCAGGCCGCGCAGGCTGCACTGACCACGGCGCAGCTCAACCTCGAGTGGACGACGGTCCGGGCGCCGATCACCGGCCGCGTCGGCCGCGCGCAGGTGACGCCGGGGAATCTGGTCCAGGCGGGTGCGGCTAACGCAACGCCGCTGACGACGGTGGTGTCGCTCGACCCGATCTACGTCTACTTCGACGGCGATGAGCAGACGTATCTGAAGGACCTCGGCCTCTCGCCGTCGTCGGGCGCGCACGCGGCCCAACAGAAGACGCAGCGTGTGGTGTACATGGGCCTGGCCGACGAGACCGGGTATCCGCACGAAGGGCACATCGACTTCGTCGACAACGCACTGGACCCGGTGGCCGGCACCATCCGCGCGCGCGCGGTGTTCGCCAACCACGACCACCGCCTAACGCCGGGTTTGTTCGCCCGCATCAAGCTCATCGGCAGCAGGAGCTACGACGCGACGCTCATCCGCGACGACGCGGTGGGCACGGATCAGGATCGGAAATTCGTGTTCGTGCTCAAGCCCGACAACACGGTGGATTACCGCGCCATCACGCTCGGCCCCATGGATGATGGGCTGCGTGTGGTGAAGCAGGGTCTCAAGCCCGGTGAGCGGGTGGTCGTCAACGGACTGCAGCGTGTGCGGCCGGGCGCCAAGGTCACGCCGACAGTCGTGCCCATGACGCCGCCGTCCGACTCGCAGCCGTCCGTCGCATCGGCGCATTAG